From the genome of Naumovozyma castellii chromosome 7, complete genome:
AAGACCGCACACCTTCCACTGAGTGAAAAAATGCGTCCCAAGACTTTAAGAGAATACGTGGGACAACAGCATATCCTATCGCAAGAAAATGGTACACTTTCCAAATACATTAAGTTGGGGACCATCCCTTCGATGATTCTTTGGGGTCCCCCTGGTGTTGGGAAGACATCTTTGGCACGACTATTAACTAAAGGTGCATCAGCCGATTACGGTGATGCTAACAAGTATTGGATGGTGGAGACTGGTGCCACTAAGGCAAACACACAGGAATTAAGAGgagtatttgaaaaatcaaagagAGAGTTTCAGTTGACTAAGAGGCGTACAGTgttatttattgatgaaattcaCAGGTTTAATAAGGGACAACAGGATCTGCTTTTGCCACATTTGGAGAATGGTGATGTTATTTTGATCGGTGCTACCACTGAAAATCCCagttttcaattgaacaatgCGTTGATTAGTAGATGTCAAGTGTTTGTCTTGGAAAAGTTATCTGTTAACGAGATGTGTATTGTGTTGTACCGAGCTGTGGCGTTATTAAATCGATGTAGGAAATTAATTTGGAATGTACCTGAGAATCCTTTACAGTTATCGAGGGACGTTCTGGAATATATTGTAGATGTGGCAGTAGGTGATACAAGAAGAGCGTTGAATATCTTGGAAATGATTGAAGTTTCCACAAGAGGCCGTGTAGATACGGAAAAAGAGTTAACActtaatattatcaaagatataataaaaaagaatagTAGCAGTGTGTTGAACACGTATTATGACACGAAAGGTGATAATCATTACGATACAATCTCTGCATTTCACAAAGCTGTCAGAGGTAGCGATGCCAATGCAGCTCTATATTATTTGGGGAGGATGATTCAAGGTGGGGAAGATCCATTGTACATTGCAAGACGGATGATTCGAATGGCAAGTGAAGATATTGGAATACGGGATAATAGTTTGTTACCCTTAGCGGTGGCCGCCCATGATACAGTAATGAAGTTAGGGTTACCTGAGGCAGATATGGCACTGGCTCAATGTGCAGTTGCATTGGCAAGAGCCCCAAAATCTGTTGAAGTGTATAGGGCATGGAATAAAGTAAAGGCGATGTTGGGTGAGAATAAGTATTCTTTGGCCAGTAGTGAAATTCCTATG
Proteins encoded in this window:
- the MGS1 gene encoding ssDNA-dependent ATPase MGS1 (ancestral locus Anc_2.26), coding for MSQHPKWSSSQAVPSKRYIACPLCDSKVLFITLNDHLDKCPGRKDSNKTTTSSHTQESKPKASLKSLLSGATAHPNNKKRKPTPEEEVIDLDEVPTPVVKKPTLDMEINNLQKTAHLPLSEKMRPKTLREYVGQQHILSQENGTLSKYIKLGTIPSMILWGPPGVGKTSLARLLTKGASADYGDANKYWMVETGATKANTQELRGVFEKSKREFQLTKRRTVLFIDEIHRFNKGQQDLLLPHLENGDVILIGATTENPSFQLNNALISRCQVFVLEKLSVNEMCIVLYRAVALLNRCRKLIWNVPENPLQLSRDVLEYIVDVAVGDTRRALNILEMIEVSTRGRVDTEKELTLNIIKDIIKKNSSSVLNTYYDTKGDNHYDTISAFHKAVRGSDANAALYYLGRMIQGGEDPLYIARRMIRMASEDIGIRDNSLLPLAVAAHDTVMKLGLPEADMALAQCAVALARAPKSVEVYRAWNKVKAMLGENKYSLASSEIPMHIRNAPTRLMEELGYSKGYKYNPDFVDGKVKQEYFPEEVLKKCPNRNELKFLTGKHLGKKVDPDLKNNANI